From Argopecten irradians isolate NY chromosome 2, Ai_NY, whole genome shotgun sequence, the proteins below share one genomic window:
- the LOC138315869 gene encoding acyl-coenzyme A diphosphatase NUDT19-like, which yields MAAILKHWKEAATLILVAKRASSVGNRIENSVRKRYDYDILMLKRSSKSKFMPKLYVFPGGAAHDVDFSKEWLDVFKNCKRDELFEFVKQGGVGPPMFSRRRSPEFEYIPSELAFRICAIRETFEESGILLVRDASDPRNNKSLEPVPILGTCSVSISDSVLQTWRHRVNEDANAFLKMCQELNIIPDVWSLNEWSNWLTPVIMRSGESRSKRRFDTAFYMCVLDHMPTALQDNTETVHAEWSSPDKLIIDRSEGGLAPPQVYELCRMLNFTDVDKLNHFAWKRAKTCSRVERYFPVPCFCSDDIFITYPGDELYPEDPDVEGKNPFTKYDCTTEELKQKYPRMNRAFGVPEGHLIVNVEPKDGHKMPLLNLSYIGMNGAKL from the exons atggCAGCTATTCTAAAGCATTGGAAGGAAGCTGCTACGCTAATCTTAGTTGCTAAAAGAGCTAGTAGTGTCGGCAATAGGATTGAGAATTCTGTAAGAAAAAGATATGATTATGACATTTTGATGCTAAAAAGGAGCAGCAAAAGCAAGTTTATGCCGAAGCTTTACGTATTTCCAGGCGGAGCTGCCCACGACGTTGATTTTTCTAAAGAATGGCTCGACGTTTTCAAAAACTGTAAAAGAGATGAGTTGTTTGAGTTTGTCAAACAAGGTGGAGTGGGACCACCTATGTTTAGCAGACGACGCAGTCCGGAATTTGAGTACATACCCAGTGAATTAGCATTTCGGATTTGTGCTATACGAGAAACGTTTGAAGAATCTGGGATTCTTTTAGTGAGAGATGCTTCTGATCCGCGAAACAACAAAAGCTTAGAACCTGTTCCAATCCTTGGCACATGCAGTGTCAGCATTTCAGATTCGGTTCTTCAAACTTGGCGACACAGGGTGAATGAAGATGCCAATGCATTCTTAAAGATGTGTCAGGAATTGAACATCATTCCAGACGTTTGGTCACTTAATGAATGGTCTAACTGGTTGACCCCAGTCATCATGCGTTCAGGTGAAAGTCGGTCAAAAAGACGATTTGATACTGCATTTTATATGTGTGTCTTGGACCATATGCCGACAGCTCTTCAAGATAATACAGAAACTGTACATGCAGAg TGGTCTTCCCCAGACAAACTCATCATTGATCGATCTGAAGGGGGACTGGCCCCACCACAGGTGTATGAACTTTGTCGAATGTTGAACTTCACTGACGTTGACAAATTAAACCACTTCGCCTGGAAAAGGGCGAAGACTTGCAGTCGTGTGGAGCGTTACTTCCCTGTTCCGTGCTTCTGTTCTGATGACATATTTATCACCTATCCGG GTGACGAGCTGTACCCAGAAGATCCAGATGTTGAGGGGAAGAATCCATTTACAAAGTATGATTGCACTACAGAGGAACTGAAACAGAAATATCCACGAATGAACAGGGCATTTGGTGTTCCTGAAGGACACCTCATAGTTAATGTAGAGCCAAAGGATGGACACAAAATGCCATTGTTAAACCTATCCTACATTGGTATGAATGGAGCAAAACTGTGA
- the LOC138315864 gene encoding xaa-Pro dipeptidase-like, which translates to MAAYRAQPAFCRGVHTLAVSAELFQINRKRLCERLKNKVPKGALVLLQGGESETRHSSDHEPIFRQESYFHWTFGVEEPDFFGAIDVDTQKSILFPPKLPESYAVWMGKLLELEDFRVRYGVDEAQWACDIAEVLKTKAPSVVLTLRGMDTDSGNYTRAAAFDGISEFKLDNTALHPQIMECRVFKTDEELEVLRYSNRLSSEAHKEVMRSIRPGMYEYQLESIFRHYCYFNGGARHQAYTCICGTGDNGSVLHYGHAGAPNTKQVNDGDMCLFDMGSEYCCYASDITCSYPANGKFSEKQRKIYEAVLKSSRAVMAAMKPGVSWVDMHLLADRTHLEELKRIGLVQGDIDEMMKVRLGAVFMPHGLGHFMGIDTHDVGGYPEGTERIDKPGLRSLRTVRTLDHRMVITVEPGIYFIDVLLDAALNNPEQSCFLVREQIDQYRGFGGVRIEDDVTVTEDGMECLTCVPRTVEEIEAIMEEGHSRPHVPLPQETEKLA; encoded by the exons ATGGCTGCTTACAGGGCTCA gCCTGCATTTTGCAGAGGGGTGCATACTCTAGCTGTTTCAGCAGAACTTTTCCAAATAAACAGGAAAAGATTGTGTGAACGTCTAAAGAATAAAGTTCCTAAAGGGGCACTGGTGTTGCTACAGGGTGGCGAGTCAGAGACACGACATTCATCAGATCATGAACCTATATTCAGACAG GAGTCCTACTTCCATTGGACCTTTGGCGTAGAGGAACCCGACTTCTTCGGAGCTATAGATGTCGACACACAGAAAAGTATATTGTTCCCTCCAAAGTTGCCTGAGTCTTATGCTGTGTGGATGGGAAA ACTTCTGGAACTGGAAGACTTTAGAGTGAGGTATGGTGTGGATGAAGCTCAGTGGGCCTGTGAT ATTGCTGAAGTTCTGAAGACTAAAGCACCCTCTGTTGTTCTTACCTTG AGAGGGATGGACACAGACAGTGGTAATTACACAAGAGCGGCAGCCTTCGACGGTATCAGTGA GTTTAAATTGGACAACACAGCCCTTCATCCTCAGATTATGGAgtg TCGTGTGTTTAAGACAGATGAGGAACTTGAGGTACTTCGTTATAGTAACCGGCTCAGCAGTGAGGCTCACAAGGAG GTGATGAGATCTATCCGGCCTGGCATGTACGAGTACCAGCTAGAAAG CATATTTCGACATTATTGTTACTTCAACGGTGGGGCGCGGCACCAAGCTTATACCTGTATCTGTGGAAC TGGTGACAATGGTTCAGTGTTACATTATGGACATGCTGGAGCTCCGAACACTAAACAGGTCAACGATGGAGATATGTG tttgtttGACATGGGCAGTGAATATTGTTGCTATGCCTCTGATATCACATGTTCCTACCCAGCCAATGGGAAATTCTCAGAGAAACAACGTAAGATATATGAGGCTGTGCTGAAGTCTAGTCGAGCTGTCATGGCGGCCATGAAACCAG GTGTATCCTGGGTAGACATGCACCTGTTGGCAGACAGAACCCACTTAGAGGAATTAAAGAGGATTGGGTTGGTTCAGGGTGATATTGATGAAATGATGAAAGTCAGACTGGGAGCAGTATTTATGCCACACGGACTTGGACACTTCATGGGGATAGATACACACGATGTAGGGGGGTATCCAGAG GGTACAGAGAGAATAGATAAGCCAGGTCTGCGGTCACTGAGGACAGTACGGACACTTGACCACCGAATGGTCATCACAGTTGAGCCAGGGATCTATTTCATTGATGTG CTTTTAGATGCAGCGCTGAACAACCCTGAGCAGTCTTGCTTTCTGGTAAGGGAACAGATTGACCAGTACCGAGGGTTCGGTGGGGTTAGGATCGAGGAtgatgtcacagtaacagaAGATGGAATGGAATGTCTCACTTGTGTTCCGAGGACAGTGGAGGAGATCGAGGCTATCATGGAGGAGGGCCACAGCAGGCCCCATGTGCCTCTTCCTCAGGAAACCGAGAAACTGGCATGA